One genomic segment of Helianthus annuus cultivar XRQ/B chromosome 14, HanXRQr2.0-SUNRISE, whole genome shotgun sequence includes these proteins:
- the LOC110908405 gene encoding uncharacterized protein LOC110908405, with protein sequence MRMNRSTDRGMSKRKRGERGIASFSGKYPEELYYINFDENNKPIGFTRKKFMSWYGMMVQHMLPYHIETGKVDDRYFEELWLETKRAWKIMDNCAKDFMRKKAVKLGTNFRSRLATKYVYKGLNACHKYTFLDPDKWEAFVLERTSAKAKDKSKKAKTSNAKRKFIPHLGRSGWAGMEEKKDVIWPQLLKKHDNLKHLQSHRSKMYLLGCAVQNKKTKLYDLPPDAIEDFKLLYEEEQKMIKDGSFFLNKEDPLVRLLGPEHGGRARTISDIIGHTRVHGGLYKNVNHDRGWAPRVDTGPTFCGSSYGSGGRLVDYPPIESMTQCVLLLNVGDDSLVEVANGMAWPTSASVIHHKPIMDGCVKVNVDKIVDMHGNLPVHSVTRTNEVKYVKDMFHEVVQWPRHFLKLMNNETASKSTSATRMASSAGSPSCTGASLQIPTDDTAMTPYHRSQAEVVNQYLELQTQDVMMQPEEVQGSLMNMILNFGNPQSGFQNPFELHALNPKSNPNHEANSEQEPNFETETTESESESESESEDEDELVTMVEPAFEDPALAPALELIKGRPQPVQDLVDQLTILIGDRYVVRVGSPKEMYPEQVVEAIPYSELLQIFLNGWLDVSLLHWFAMHFFEKPNCQCAFLDPTKINGPKCIKEPKVVENHIKDISWFHSKKNFILAPYLQGGHWSLIILHPASYRGYIVDSMRNGKTKRSYTLVSIINKVFGKRYFKWEMVQCKQQEDTWECGYMVIKHIKEFVEHIQYDIVKELWKEDGKHPQSKIEELVLKLMPELIHKAFNGLE encoded by the exons ATGAGAATGAACCGTTCGACAGACAGAG GTATGTCGAAAAGAAAACGAGGCGAACGTGGTATTGCTTCTTTTTCAGGGAAGTATCCAGAGGAACTATATTACATTAATTTCGATGAAAATAATAAGCCGATAGGTTTTACGCGTAAGAaatttatgtcatggtatggaaTGATGGTCCAACATATGTTACCATATCATATTGAGACGGGTAAAGTTGATGACCGATATTTTGAGGAACTGTGGTTGGAAACCAAG AGGGCGTGGAAAATTATGGACAATTGCGCGAAAGACTTTATGAGAAAGAAAGCCGTGAAACTTGGCACAAATTTTAGAAGTAGGCTTGCAACCAAATATGTATATAAAGGTTTGAATGCTTGTCACAAATATACATTTCTGGATCCGGATAAGTGGGAAGCCTTCGTTTTGGAACGAACAAGCGCCAAAGCAAAAGATAAAAGTAAGAAGGCAAAAACGAGCAACGCCAAGAGAAAGTTCATTCCCCACTTAGGGCGAAGTGGGTGGGCGGGTATGGAAGAAAAGAAAGATGTCATATGGCCACAACTTTTAAAAAAACATGACAATCTTAAGCACTTACAAAGTCATCGTTCTAAGATGTATTTATTGGGTTGTGCCGTACAAAACAAAAAAACCAAGTTGTATGACCTTCCACCAGATGCAATTGAAGATTTCAAACTATTG tACGAAGAAGagcaaaaaatgataaaagaTGGAAGTTTTTTTCTAAACAAGGAAGACCCACTAGTTCGCCTTTTGGGACCCGAGCACGGGGGTCGAGCGCGGACGATATCCGATATTATAG GACATACTAGGGTTCATGGTGGATTGTACAAAAATGTGAACCATGATAGAGGCTGGGCACCACGGGTCGACACGGGCCCAACGTTTTGTGGCTCTAGTTACGGTTCTGGTGGAAGGCTCGTCGACTATCCACCTATTGAG AGCATGACCCAATGTGTGTTGCTATTGAATGTGGGCGACGACTCGCTAGTGGAGGTTGCTAATGGTATGGCATGGCCAACCTCAGCGTCAGTCATACATCATAAGCCAATAATGGATGGCTGTGTCAAGGTAAATGTGGATAAGATCGTTGATATGCACGGGAACTTGCCTGTCCATAGCGTAACCAGGACAAATGAAGTTAAGTATGTTAAGGATATGTTTCATGAGGTCGTTCAGTGGCCAAGACATTTTCTAAAG CTCATGAACAACGAGACGGCAAGCAAGTCAACTAGTGCCACAAGAATGGCCTCGAGTGCTGGATCACCAAGTTGTACTGGCGCCTCGCTACAAATCCCTACTGATGATACTGCGATGACGCCATATCATCGTTCACAG GCTGAGGTTGTCAACCAATATCTAGAACTCCAAACTCAAGATGTCATGATGCAACCTGAAGAAGTTCAAGGCTCTTTAATGAACATG aTATTAAATTTTGGTAATCCACAATCTGGTTTCCAAAATCCATTTGAGTTGCATGCCTTAAATCCCAAATCAAATCCCAATCACGAGGCCAATTCCGAACAGGAGCCCAATTTTGAGACCGAGACCACCGAGTCCGAGTCCGAGTCCGAGTCCGAGTCCGAGGACGAGGACGAGCTTGTCACCATGGTCGAGCCTGCATTTGAAGATCCCGCATTAGCTCCAGCCTTAGAATTAATAAAGGGCAGACCTCAACCAGTTCAAGATTTAGTTGACCAGTTAACAATTCTCATTGGTGATAGATATGTCGTTCGGGTTGGTTCGCCTAAAGAGATGTATCCCGAGCAGGTTGTTGAGGCCATTCCATATTCCGAATTGTTACAAATCTTTTTGAACGGCTGGCTTGATGTCAGCTTATTACATTGGTTTGCGAT GCATTTTTTTGAGAAGCCCAATTGCCAATGCGCTTTTCTTGATCCGACGAAAATCAATGGTCCAAAATGTATCAAAGAACCTAAAGTTGTTGAGAATCATATAAAAGATATAAGCTGGTTTCATTCAAAGAAAAACTTCATTCTTGCACCATATCTACAAGG TGGCCATTGGTCGCTAATAATTCTTCATCCTGCTTCCTATCGTGGCTATATTGTTGACTCCATGAGAAATGGAAAGACCAAGAGAAGTTACACACTCGTCTCTATAATTAACAAAGTTTTTGGGAAGCGATATTTTAAGTGGGAAATGGTACAG TGCAAGCAACAAGAAGACACCTGGGAATGTGGCTATATGGTGATTAAGCACATCAAAGAATTTGTCGAGCATATTCAATATGATATTGTTAAAGAG TTATGGAAAGAAGATGGGAAGCATCCACAATCAAAAATTGAAGAATTGGTCTTAAAGTTAATGCCAGAATTGATTCACAAGGCGTTTAATGGTCTGGAATGA